GTCATTAGAAATTGAACTACCGGAAAGGAATGTTTCGGAAAGTGAACTACCCGAAGCTTACATGTCGGATACGATTGCTTTATCAATATTCATCATTCACCAATCGGTGCCATAGGAGTGTGATAATGAAGCACGGAGCTCTCTGGCCAAATTCAAGATCACTGACGAATTTAGGTAACAAAATGTTCACGATACCACTGAATTGATAGCAATACAAGTTTGGCACCAGGAACATTGCCAAACTTTAAACGTAAATCGGCAATGGTCCGTTGCCCAAAATCAGTAGCGCAATACTGATGTTGCGGTgttttccaccagcttctgGTAGGCGCGTCGGAAGGTCCGAAAATATAAGGACTGGTCGTCCGCAAATCGTACTACATGGCGATACAAGCCTTTGTCTACGACCAACGCTACATCCGTAGGAATGAACGCCACCTCACCAATAAAAACACTGCGACTGTTCCATTTCATCAGTGCTGGAAAATAAGAGTTGTCAAACCGATCCACTGACGAAGAAACAAAGGGCAGGAGTGTGGGTGCCTCTTCTAGGCACTTCTGGGTCAAGTTTTTCAAGCAACTTGGAGACATGCCCAGCAGAGACACGTGACGCCCTAAGCTATGCGCCCCTGATAGAGCCACAAACTCGGACTCTGACAAGCCAAGACGCTCAAAATACAAACGAAGCCCGTCCGCATCGAGACCTGGATTTGGCATGGTCTCAGCAACCACAGATCGCTCAGTCTCTCTACGTTGCGTTTTTCGCAAATAGGTTGGATCGGATCTAGACACATCCGACCGTCCGAGTCGTATGGGAATAAACGGCCCTCCAGCTTGCTCTACAGCGACTGCGCCTGCCAGGGCGATGGCGTCGGCTAGGGAAATACCGTAGGTTTTGTTGATTTCGCCATGAATTGCCTCGACGACGTGCAAAGGTCGAATCAATCCCCGGTTCtccatcttttccaattcaaaGCGGATGGATCCGTTGGAGCCTCCTGACTGAAAGCCGTTGGAACTTTCGAATGTGGTGGCGTCGTGAAAGGCCAAACGCAACAAGGGACCTGCCAATGAGGTATCTCGGGCAAGCTGCTCACGGACTCGTTCACGAAGGATCTTGGACCCATTTATAGTTTGTGCGGCTTTTTCTGAGGGAACTTCGTCGAGTGCTTGGAAATTAGGGAGTCGCTGAAACGGCAGCAACTGTGGCGCGAGTGCTAGTGTGCCGAGGAAGGCTGCCCGCGTGATCGGCAAAAGTTGCATATTGGGGAAGAAACAACCGTTTTTCGTGCAAGATaggactaactgtaaatgctCGTGAGAATCAATGCTGCTTCTTACATTCAGAAAGAACAAGGGCAACCACCATTTATAACACCGTACACGAGCAATTGTAGCAGGAGGTAATCGACAAGGGTTTGTCTCTAAAAACGCATTATGAAAAAAAGCGAAaattattgaagaacacaaaacgacgatggagatcacagttgaggaaaacgatgaactacgaagattatgagtctacattgtactcatggatattcgtagggactgtggggccgtgattcgttgtgtgtgggacggaagcgacttggcttttagcagtaggcgattgaacttctggtgagacgttgtccttaccaggagttggatcaacaaaAATGTCAGTGCGGTTcgtattcactgtcaatgtcacTGTAACGTTCGACTTGCCCTCGCCCGTACGAATGGCCGTTACTATGGACGTACCGGCAATCAAAAGGGCCGCGCAAAACATCACTCCTATGCGCTTTTCTATCGTTCGACAAGGTCTTTGCAATTGCTAGCTCTAGAGCACAAAACGGTGTTCTACTCAGATGGGCGAATCGAAGCACACCCCACATTGTACAAACAGTGGCTCACAGACATATGGTATACCGATACACAATTGTAGATCACTTTGTTTGTGATTAATAGCAAATAACATTGCCCCGAAGAAGGCAGACTATAATGTAAATCAAATtgaaaccaacaaaaactaCGATTCTTTCCAAGGCGAAATAGCTACagtcactcactgtcactcgCCTACGATAAATTCTTCGGGTTCATGGAGCAATCTTGATGGTTCCGCTGCTATATTGTACATGATTTTGCCAGCTGTACAGAGAAAAAATCTGCTGGCTCGGGAGATAGGCTTTCCGCGTTGGCAACGTCTGATAGATCACCGTATTCTTGGTCCAAGTTTCATAGCCTGTCAATGGCCGTCGGATGCCACTCGTCCGTATGAAATCGCATTCGCGCGTGTTTTGTGGCTCATGCTCGAAGGAGGTAGATGTTACCTCGGATGTGCACCGTTGCCTCTTTATCTACCACAGCCGTAGCTCGGTGGCTACTCGATCAAGACAATCAAAGCCGCAACCCATATCTTGCCACAAGCAGTCCGTTTCGTTCTCCTGTCGGCGCACTCCTTCGGCCGAGCAGGGAAGTCGCACCTGAGGAGAACATCGTTCAGTTACCATTTTCTGGGCTTGACGAAACCGGGCTAGGTTGGATTCTATCAGATCACGACCCAAGTGGTCTATGGTCAAATCTAACGACCGGTTCGCAGCCCGATAAAGTGCTTCCTCGGGACGAACGAAGCTTTGCCACTCATCGCTGGCCAAAAAAGCCTGCATTCCTTGAGTCAAACGACTTGGCTGGATCCAGACACATCGACGGCGCCACGCACCATCGTCGTACCCACCGTTGGATTTGGCCGCTACATACAGAATATGGGCCAGCGGTAAACGTAAGATTATCATCAAGGCAATGAGGGACTCATCGAACCGTTCCGTAACGCCCACAAAATCGTAGTCCCTAAAGATTTGGTTGGCAAAATTAGTAGCATTGTGAGAGCGAAAATTGTAGCTTCGCGTGGATAACCAAGAAATGTAATGATGATTCATGTGTTTGCTCGTTCGCAAGAAGTTGATGAACGCGGCGTCGGTGATGGGGACCCCCTTCCGAGAGACctcaaaatgaaaaaattCGCTTGCGGCCCGGTCCGTGGGGTCCCGAACGAGGGTCCACAGGAAAGATGCATGGCGCTGACGCGCTCCATAGTCAAACCGCGACGGGCTGGCCTGTCCGTGCAGGAACCGCGTTTTACAAACACTATAATCCGTGTGCTGTTGACGCGCTGCTACATTCCTGGCGATTCGCAAATGTACCCCTGCGGCCGTGCTGCTTCCCgttttcaaaagcttcaaaaAGAGAAGTCCCGTTCGCGACGGGGTCCCTTGAATTTCGCGCCGGTTTGTCCAGTGAACATCTGTGCGATTGTCGGTTGGATGAAAGCAGGGAAGACTGTTGTTGTACACAACAAAAGCACGAGCCTGAATGCCGTCAAACTCATTAGCCAGAATTTTTGGATTACCTGTAAGGCTGACTGCCACCCTCGGATCTCTGCTCGCAATGCTTTTGTTATTTGCTATGTTCGACAAAACCAACCTTTCGGAATGCTCTATTGCCGGAGGAAACCATCCATTCATTTCCTCAGCATTTGCAAATCGTATGTCCGGTACTGGCGCTTCCGACGAGATGGCACTATCTGTTTGCAAATGGATGGATCGACATAGCTGCCACAACGATAGCAAGAACGAGCAGCACGCCACCGTTGTAATGACCCGACAGGTTCGGTGACGGGGTATCATTGATCCTTGTCCATCCCGAAAATGTAGAATCAAAACGCTCCACAAAGCGGACGAGCGTTTTTCAGAAATATAAATCTGGCAATTTTCCACTGTACACACATTCAAGAGCTATGGTATATTGTCAAGAAACCTGAAATGCACACCGTGCCCTTTGAAGGTCGTTCGGGGATGAAAGAGAAAGCTAGGAAACGAtggagaagaagaattcaCATCTAGGTAGTATACATATGTATACATGTCGATGCGAACTCTTCTTCGAGGATGCAAGGCTTTGCCATTCACAACTAATGTAACTGGTAAcaaaattaacagtaagtctATTTATTTGTTGACCTCGTTAGTTTCTGCCACGCGGCCGTACCATCTTATTCCACCAGAAGAGAGTCGAACGAGCTATCGTATTCCATGCACGGTGCGGAAATAATTGTGTCAGGAGTGGATACTTTTGATACGTCGCGACTAGGATATCGATCTTTACTACCGGGTGGAAGAATGCGCATATGTTGCCAGCGCATCTCCACACTCGCCAAGGGTGGTAGACCCTTCAGAGTTCGGTCTTCGTTGACAAACAAACACAATACTTGGCAGAGCAGTCGGGCAGATTGGGTTTTGCGTTTAGCGGCCCATTGGTGCAAGGCTCGTTCCCAACGAGGAGATGGAAAGCGGCTTGTCATATCCAGTGGAACAAAGTTGAAGTCGTCCTGGTCTCGAAATGTCTTGGTTTTGACGTAGTGTAATAAATCCACCATTTGCCGAGCATCTCTGGAAGTTTCGTTGGTCGTATCGATGTATCCCGTCAAAAAAATGTTGTCGGACACGTGGCCCAGCGTGCCGTACATCACCCAGTATTGGCTTAGTCGCAACCCTTCACCGATATCTCCCCTATCGTGCTTTGCAATCCAACCCCGGTTTCCTAGCCAATTGTAGATCATATAGGAGAGGAAAAAGATCTGCAAAGTCCGAGAAAATGCGCTAGCGGACCGCTTTTTGACCACAGCGTCCTTGTGTTCCGTATTTTCCACACTGTCACCGTCTGTCTTTTTGTAGTCCCCTTCGTCCGTATTACTAAAGCCCAGCCATCTGTCCCAATATGCCGTTGGAATGAATAATACTTGTATCAGCATACCAATTGGCTGCCAATTGGGGAGATTAAGCGTTAAAAAGAGCCCCAAGTGCatttgaaaaaggacaagCGCAAACCAATGTCGATACTTTCCTCCCAGTACGCAACCAATTGGCGCTCCGATTTCACCCACCATGGCCATGGCAGTCATAGTCTTGGAAAGAATAGGCTGGGTACGTATGAGATCGCCGAGAAAATTGTCCCGCGTGGCAAAACTCCCGCTGAGTGCGTAATGGACGGCAGATAAGGACGGCGGCAACCATTCGCATTGGTGCCAATTCTTCCATCCGTGTACGTCAATGCGATTCAAAGCAGTACCGAGATACATGAAGGCAATTTGCAGTATCAATCCCAAGCAGGGCAAGCCGGTACATTGCCAGTGACGGTGACTGGGCTTTTTCGTCTTGTGTTTGCGACGTGATGCGCGCCATTCGTCCACGCTCCAAACGTCCGCGAGTGGCAGAAAACAGctccaaaacaacaagtGGCGAAGAAAGGAGTCGCTGCCGTCCGTGCCAGGCATATTCCGACTCTGTTGCGCGACTTGAACAATGAATAGAACGGTCTTGACGAGACCGCCTACCCTAGCGGTTTGCTGAAACAAACCCACCGTGAAAAAGACCGCCAACAACGTAGAAATACCGAACATTGCAACTTGGAAAGCCAAGGTTCCTCGGTAGAACCAAAGCTTGTGCAATGGGGCCTGGTGCGGAAAATCTAGATCCGATAGGAAGGAACGACTGGGCGGCAAAGACGTGTACCAAGCGAGATCGTACTTTCCCAACGAAGTGCGAGCGTAGATGTCATAGAGCAAGTACAACCCGAGCAATATACGAAACAAAGCTAACGAACGTTTGTCCAGACAATTCGCTCGTGTTGCCGCGACCCCACTTGGAAGGGTCTCCATCATAGCTTCGCTCTTACATTCAACATCAATAGCTATCAAGCTATCACGGGAGAACGAAATGCCATGCAGTATCGGGGGCAATAGAGTGTACAGTTTGGAACGGCGCAGGGCATTGGATTCGTTTCGGATCGGGATGGTTAGGTACCTACTCAcattgacattgactgtgacagtgaaagtgaCACAAAGACTTGTAAATATGGGTTCCGAGTACCGGTTCGTTGTTTCTTTTCCGGGTTGGTTTGGAGCCGTTCCGGAAATTCCCGACCGGATCCTTTCGACAGTTTACGGTGCCTATCTCTGTAACTATATAGCAACAGTACGTAGTACAACTAGTGGGTATATGCTGCCATTTTtctattcacagtcacgtcaTTGTCACTTGTCCGTCCACAGATTGGACGTGCTCGGCAGTGGATAGCGTTGACAACGACCCACCATGGCGTACACCAAGACGCAGACATTTGGTCGGACGACGAACGGTAGTTCTACGTCCGCTCACTGTAAACCCGTCAAGGCCAAATGCGTAGACAACCAAAGCCTCGTCGACGCACTCGTAGCGAAACGATCCACGCTCGGTAGCAACAACTACTCGCGGACGTTACGCAAAGCGACCGAAAGTCTCGCCAAACAGAAAGAAGCCGTCCAATCCTACGCCCAAGCCAAGGCACTGAGCGGAATTGGAGATCACGTCGCCAATCTATTGTTTCCCGCCGCGAAGCTGAAATCCGCAGAGTCCCCCGCTTCGTCAGTCGGGTCCACGAAATCAACCGCTTCCCGATCACGTCCACGGAATACATTGCCAACTGCCGATCCTGTGGAAAAACCAAGCGCGAGAGAGATTGCCTACCAAAACGCAGTGCAACACGCCACTGCTTGGAAATCGCTGTCGCTGACTTGGCGGGCGGTACTTCTAATCGACCAGCGGGAGACTCAATCGGACCACGTTATTGCCAAGTGCCGAATGTCCGGTATTCCTTGTGAAGCACGATCGTTACCCATTGGGGACATGGCTTGGATGGCTCAAGGAATGGACACTGCAGGCAAAATTAAAGCCGAACTGATGCTGGGGACAATCGTCGAACGTAAAACGGTAGACGATTTGAAAGCATCCCTCTTTGGCACGCGTTACAATGAACAGCAACTTCGATTGATGCATTCCGGCTTGCCACAAGTTCTCTTTCTGATTGAAGGAGACTTGACCAAAGATCTGCGTGGTTGCAGTGTGGAAACAATGCATACAGCGACCTGGGAAATTCGTTTACACAAGGACTTCCAAATTCTGCAAACGGCTCATCTCGACGAAACCGTGCAAACATTGAAACGCATGCATCGACGAGTGCTGCAACGGTCTTTTCCCCGCGCATTCGTAACTCAGGCCCTGCCAACTTTCTCCGAAACCGATACCTCTGTCAATGACAAGCAAGCTAAGCGGCGAAGTACTGATCAGGCGGCGCCCAGGAAGAATCGGCGACGTCGGTTGCAGTCGCTCATGGAGATGATGTTTGATGTCGATCCAACGCCCATGCCCGGTACGGAACGTTTCATTACTTACGCGGAGCTCAAAGCCAAAGTGGAATACGACAGAGAATTAGGAACCCGTACAATCGGCTCTATTCATAGTGCGATGCTGAAGCAAGTGCAAAGCTTTTCGGATCGCAAAGTCCAAGCCCTGTGCCGCACGTATTCGACAGCCAACGAACTATTTCTGGCCTACGAAAGTGTAAATGATGTCGCTTCCAAGAAAGCGCTGGTCACCGAACTTCCCATTTCAGATCCTTCGTCTCATCAACTCCGAAAGACTGGTCCCAAGAGTGCGGAAGAGTTGTACACTGTGTACGGAATGGACGAAGGAATCTCTCCACCGGCCTCGATATCGAAAGACGGCACTAAACCTTCCCTCACGGCGGCATGGATGCCATCTCCAATAcaagaggaagacgatgaagatctCTGGCCGAATGGAGATCCAAATGTGAAAAAGTACGTGGAGAGCCAAATGCCGTTTACTTCTATTGATTCCCAACCGATGGATATACCTTTGGCGCGTTGTCTAATTTCAAAATCAGCGGCGAGTGAGCAGCAGCCTCTGTCGGAGGTTAATATTGACAAGGCGAGTCGCTCAGAAGCACAGGACGAGGATCTGGGGGACGCTTTTAAAGGCATCGGAAGTTCAGCCCCCATATCTTCTGTTTGCAAGCGGGGCGTTTCGAAGCCTCTTACGGCGCCAACAAAGGCAGTCAACGTGGACGACTATATTGACTTGCTTTCCTCAGACAACGACGAAGGAGGCGAAACAGATACCGCTGAACCATTCGCCAAATGTGAGAAGGAGTTGGACTGTCTGCATTTTTCCGGCGTCGTGGAACAAAAAGCGGAATTGGCAGAGTTCAATATTCGGTCTCCCGCACCTGTGGTAGTTAGTCAATCTAGAGCCAGCTTTACTGCTCCATCAAGTTTGTTCAgcagcgacgatgacgatgccAGTGTGTTCCAACGGTCTCCGTTGCGAAGCAAACGGAAACCTTTTTCCGCTGTTGGTAACTCCTCATGTAAGAAAGCAAGGTTTGGGTGCGAAACCGAGCAAACAAGAACAAAGAGATCCGCTGGCAATAAAGCTGCGTCTCCGGAAGTTGTGGTTTTAGACTAGGTCAAGTGAAAGTCTACTTATAACGATATAATAAAATAGAGATTGGAGTTCACATACGTTAGACATCCTTGAAATATGAGTCTATTTCAGTGTCAATCGTCTCTCGAACGCCAGATTTCACCAAGAGACAGGAATGCAAGTCACGCAGTCGCGAAAAGACTCAGTTTTCAGCGAACGACACTTTGTTGTACATCACGAAATCAAACGTTTCTCCACTCTCAGGCTATCGCTTCAATACAGCCAAAAGGTAGCCTTCGTGTGGTGCTATCATGAGCTCTCGGTGTTGCTTCGATCGGATCTGTAAGAACGAGATctcatcgtcttccgaaagcgACGTGAGATATGCGGAAGCGGTCTCCAACAGCTGCTTGGCAAACTTTGCGGCTTCGGGTCCAGCCTGTCGAGAAACTAGCATATCTCCAGCCCGATTCAGAATCATTACGCTTTGCACTCCTTTGTGCGAGGCGAGCCGGCTGACGGTGTCTTCGAGCTCTTGCAGATTGGCGTTGTCCACTGTCGTCGGGATCGTGTCCGACGCATGCGCTGTCGACATATTTGGAATTGTCTTGGAGAAAGAAGAATTGCCAACAAGTGCGTCTGGACTGGGAATCCACTTTCGAGGAATGGACGGATTCGCAAGAACGCGCAGATGACAAGTTTGAGAGACGGTAGACCTCTCGGTAAATATTTCTTTTTTTACAATTACCTGTAATTACcgcaactcactgtcacaccAAGCTTCATTTGGAGAATCCGAATTTACTATGTCTGAACGACAATTACTTGGATAGTCTTGTTTACCGGAGGAGAAATTCCGTGTTCTCCGTCGGTTTGAGCGAATAAGGGTACCAATATGGGTACTAGAGGGAAAACTTTTCACATTTGAAATCACTTTCGCTATGTTTTGAGTCCCGCTCTGGCGAAACAATTAATGCGCAGCGGAGTGGCGGAGTCTCGGAACGAGTCGGTAAGCGATGATGCACCGAAGCAAGCCGACTCTCACGAAAGTCGTTGGTCGTTGTTCCAATTTAGGTATGAAGCAATTTTGCACTTCCAAAACAACAGGTTGCCTAATGTAAGACAAAGTAACAGTTTTATCGAAAAAGGCAACCATCGTCATGTTGAGTGGTAGGACGCCTTTGCGGCACCGCTTTTTCTTCATACTGTCACTTGGGACCGTCTTATTCATTTTTGAAACCCGCTGGACGACACAAGCGATCAGTAAAAGCCTGTCCAGAACGCCGGAAGAAGATATTTGGAATTACTTGTCCTCGTTTGCGTCGACAAGCGACTCTGCCAACTACCTCAGTAGTGTTGATAACGGTAATCTTGTCGATCCATTCGAGTCGCCGACAGT
The sequence above is a segment of the Phaeodactylum tricornutum CCAP 1055/1 chromosome 10, whole genome shotgun sequence genome. Coding sequences within it:
- a CDS encoding predicted protein (unknown function; similarity to Galactose-3-O-sulfotransferase; secretory pathway; unknownn protein); this translates as MIPRHRTCRVITTVACCSFLLSLWQLCRSIHLQTDSAISSEAPVPDIRFANAEEMNGWFPPAIEHSERLVLSNIANNKSIASRDPRVAVSLTGNPKILANEFDGIQARAFVVYNNSLPCFHPTDNRTDVHWTNRREIQGTPSRTGLLFLKLLKTGSSTAAGVHLRIARNVAARQQHTDYSVCKTRFLHGQASPSRFDYGARQRHASFLWTLVRDPTDRAASEFFHFEVSRKGVPITDAAFINFLRTSKHMNHHYISWLSTRSYNFRSHNATNFANQIFRDYDFVGVTERFDESLIALMIILRLPLAHILYVAAKSNGGYDDGAWRRRCVWIQPSRLTQGMQAFLASDEWQSFVRPEEALYRAANRSLDLTIDHLGRDLIESNLARFRQAQKMVTERCSPQVRLPCSAEGVRRQENETDCLWQDMGCGFDCLDRVATELRLW
- a CDS encoding l-ascorbate peroxidase (Possibly an L-ascorbate peroxidase, catalyzing the reaction ascorbate + H2O2 -> dehydroascorbate + 2H2O, using heme as co-factor); this translates as MQLLPITRAAFLGTLALAPQLLPFQRLPNFQALDEVPSEKAAQTINGSKILRERVREQLARDTSLAGPLLRLAFHDATTFESSNGFQSGGSNGSIRFELEKMENRGLIRPLHVVEAIHGEINKTYGISLADAIALAGAVAVEQAGGPFIPIRLGRSDVSRSDPTYLRKTQRRETERSVVAETMPNPGLDADGLRLYFERLGLSESEFVALSGAHSLGRHVSLLGMSPSCLKNLTQKCLEEAPTLLPFVSSSVDRFDNSYFPALMKWNSRSVFIGEVAFIPTDVALVVDKGLYRHVVRFADDQSLYFRTFRRAYQKLVENTATSVLRY
- a CDS encoding predicted protein codes for the protein MSILIAIDVECKSEAMMETLPSGVAATRANCLDKRSLALFRILLGLYLLYDIYARTSLGKYDLAWYTSLPPSRSFLSDLDFPHQAPLHKLWFYRGTLAFQVAMFGISTLLAVFFTVGLFQQTARVGGLVKTVLFIVQVAQQSRNMPGTDGSDSFLRHLLFWSCFLPLADVWSVDEWRASRRKHKTKKPSHRHWQCTGLPCLGLILQIAFMYLGTALNRIDVHGWKNWHQCEWLPPSLSAVHYALSGSFATRDNFLGDLIRTQPILSKTMTAMAMVGEIGAPIGCVLGGKYRHWFALVLFQMHLGLFLTLNLPNWQPIGMLIQVLFIPTAYWDRWLGFSNTDEGDYKKTDGDSVENTEHKDAVVKKRSASAFSRTLQIFFLSYMIYNWLGNRGWIAKHDRGDIGEGLRLSQYWVMYGTLGHVSDNIFLTGYIDTTNETSRDARQMVDLLHYVKTKTFRDQDDFNFVPLDMTSRFPSPRWERALHQWAAKRKTQSARLLCQVLCLFVNEDRTLKGLPPLASVEMRWQHMRILPPGSKDRYPSRDVSKVSTPDTIISAPCMEYDSSFDSLLVE
- a CDS encoding ercc4-like protein (Expressed protein containing ERCC4 domain and with similarity to the XPF/MUS81 nuclease family); translated protein: MAYTKTQTFGRTTNGSSTSAHCKPVKAKCVDNQSLVDALVAKRSTLGSNNYSRTLRKATESLAKQKEAVQSYAQAKALSGIGDHVANLLFPAAKLKSAESPASSVGSTKSTASRSRPRNTLPTADPVEKPSAREIAYQNAVQHATAWKSLSLTWRAVLLIDQRETQSDHVIAKCRMSGIPCEARSLPIGDMAWMAQGMDTAGKIKAELMLGTIVERKTVDDLKASLFGTRYNEQQLRLMHSGLPQVLFLIEGDLTKDLRGCSVETMHTATWEIRLHKDFQILQTAHLDETVQTLKRMHRRVLQRSFPRAFVTQALPTFSETDTSVNDKQAKRRSTDQAAPRKNRRRRLQSLMEMMFDVDPTPMPGTERFITYAELKAKVEYDRELGTRTIGSIHSAMLKQVQSFSDRKVQALCRTYSTANELFLAYESVNDVASKKALVTELPISDPSSHQLRKTGPKSAEELYTVYGMDEGISPPASISKDGTKPSLTAAWMPSPIQEEDDEDLWPNGDPNVKKYVESQMPFTSIDSQPMDIPLARCLISKSAASEQQPLSEVNIDKASRSEAQDEDLGDAFKGIGSSAPISSVCKRGVSKPLTAPTKAVNVDDYIDLLSSDNDEGGETDTAEPFAKCEKELDCLHFSGVVEQKAELAEFNIRSPAPVVVSQSRASFTAPSSLFSSDDDDASVFQRSPLRSKRKPFSAVGNSSCKKARFGCETEQTRTKRSAGNKAASPEVVVLD
- the DYNLRB gene encoding roadblock-related dynein light chain, with protein sequence MSTAHASDTIPTTVDNANLQELEDTVSRLASHKGVQSVMILNRAGDMLVSRQAGPEAAKFAKQLLETASAYLTSLSEDDEISFLQIRSKQHRELMIAPHEGYLLAVLKR